A window of the Dyadobacter pollutisoli genome harbors these coding sequences:
- a CDS encoding mobile mystery protein A: MARKTLQIQQLNDKLAAFNALKKVAMPPTGWIKAVRTAVGMSMQQLGQKLSITKQSIKDIERREKEGSITLKSLREAANAMDMELVYGLVPKDGSLDALIDRKATELAMKIVMRTSNTMKLEDQENSNMRLKKAVEERAFVIKNDMPKILWD, from the coding sequence ATGGCTAGAAAAACATTGCAAATACAGCAACTCAATGACAAATTAGCTGCATTTAACGCACTGAAAAAGGTCGCAATGCCTCCTACTGGGTGGATAAAGGCCGTTCGGACCGCAGTTGGAATGTCGATGCAACAGCTAGGGCAGAAACTTTCAATTACAAAACAAAGTATAAAGGATATTGAAAGAAGGGAAAAAGAAGGGTCTATAACCCTGAAATCCTTACGAGAGGCAGCAAATGCGATGGACATGGAGCTGGTCTACGGACTGGTTCCAAAAGATGGTTCCTTAGATGCTCTCATTGACAGAAAAGCTACGGAGCTGGCAATGAAAATTGTAATGCGTACCTCCAATACGATGAAACTCGAAGACCAGGAAAATTCGAATATGCGCCTCAAGAAAGCTGTTGAGGAAAGGGCTTTTGTTATTAAAAATGATATGCCTAAAATTCTATGGGATTAG